A single window of Chitinophagales bacterium DNA harbors:
- a CDS encoding sulfotransferase family 2 domain-containing protein, with product MFNKIIDFFYDSKYPFYLKNREDVIFIHITKTAGTSIRHSLDFNKVRGSSYSKHYHSKEVQQLVGAEKWDNAFKFSFVRNPWDRLFSYYRFKRRKKIEQGIQVPEFSHDEFRKWSFELINHRYQNFEDRAKANFAPQKDWLINENNEVDLDFIGRFETLEEDFQKICQIIGVNEKLKHHNQSIPVYNYFDYYEKDLMDLVADFYKKDIEEFGYSFK from the coding sequence ATGTTTAATAAAATTATTGATTTTTTTTACGATTCAAAATATCCTTTTTACCTCAAAAATCGGGAAGATGTAATTTTCATTCACATCACAAAAACAGCAGGAACAAGTATTCGTCATTCATTAGATTTCAATAAAGTGAGAGGTAGCTCTTACAGCAAACATTATCACTCCAAAGAAGTACAGCAATTAGTAGGTGCAGAAAAATGGGATAATGCGTTTAAATTTTCCTTTGTTAGAAATCCGTGGGATCGTTTATTTTCCTATTATCGCTTTAAGAGAAGAAAAAAGATAGAGCAAGGAATACAAGTTCCTGAATTTAGTCATGATGAATTTAGAAAATGGAGCTTTGAGTTGATAAACCATCGCTATCAAAACTTTGAAGATAGAGCTAAGGCAAATTTTGCACCTCAAAAAGATTGGCTAATCAATGAAAATAATGAAGTGGATTTGGATTTCATTGGCCGATTTGAAACCCTTGAAGAAGATTTTCAGAAAATTTGCCAAATAATAGGGGTAAATGAAAAACTGAAACATCACAATCAAAGTATTCCTGTCTATAATTATTTTGACTATTACGAAAAAGACCTAATGGATTTGGTGGCGGATTTTTACAAAAAGGATATCGAAGAATTTGGCTATTCATTTAAATAA